GGGGCAGAGCCCAGCAATCCAGCTGCACAGACCAAGGGATCAGCCCTGGGGTTGGTTCGGCGTAGACAGCGGCTGATCTCCACCCCAGAGGCCACACCCAGAATCCCAGTCACACAGGTGATCACCCCAAAGATGAGactgggagagagaaaagagtcaaaCTTAGGAGAGCTTAATGGCCTATGACCTAACATTAGTGTAAAAGTTTCCTTGAGACTTTCCCAAGTTCAAGTAGGACTGGGTCTAAAGGCTGGGATGAAGCTGCCACCAGGTAGAGTGAGATCTCCCACTCCTGGCTTCAATGAGCCATATCAGTCTCTGGAAACTGTGACTTCTCCCTGGACCCACCCACCAGGCCTTGGCTTTCATCTCCAGAAATTTTATCCTTCACTAACAGGTGTCATTTCTGTAGAGCTTTAGTTTAACTCTTAAATGAGCAAATCcattctcattctacagatgaggacacttaggctaaaagaaagaagtgaatgtAGAAAACATAAGGCAAAATTCTAATCCAGTTGTTCTGAATTCATGTTTCCTTCCACTCTTTCATAGTTGTTgcctacttttttcattatttttttgtctCCTACTTTTTAAACCTTCAATTTTCCCAAAACCCCAGCTGGATTTCTCAGTAAGTCTCCTGAACCTTCCTAGTCCCAGAGACTACCTGGTTCCCTAGTATCAAATACTTGCAATATCTTGTCCCTAATCATTCCCTTCTTCAGCTACTATGACTGGATGCCCAAATCTGACACCTGATCCTTGTTGTCCCTTTTTACCTATCTCCCACAAATATATAAATCCACTAGAGTTTTTCAGGGGAAGAAAGATGGATCATTCATTCTTATCCAAAGACCCTTCCATATCTCCTCCCCACTGAGATTCCTTCTTGGTACCTGTCTGAAGAGGAGCAAGACTTTCCAGGGAGGCAGGGTGGGGTCTCTCCTAAGACTACTCGAGCACGAAGCAGGAATGCTGGCGCCCACAATGCCAGAGACCCCGTGACAAAGGCCACAGCCGTGAATCCCAAGGAAGAGAGTACAAAACTGGGACTATAGCAGAAAGGAGATCAAAGTACAAAACTGTCATCTCCCATCATCCCTCAACAGCACTTAGGGCAAGGGAAAAAGTTAACTAATAGGGAGTGAGAAAGGGAAGACTCTAAAAGAGAGCAAGAGACTATTTGATACAAGCAACATTTATCCTTACAAGGCAAACAGACATAGAATGAAGTTGCTTCTTTCCTCCCCAATACCCAGACTGTAATTTAGTTATCCAGCCACTAGATGGAAGGGGGTGTTAAGGTCTCATGGCTCATACTTCCCATAAGTAAGAGTCAGTCAACAAAGGATGCTCTCCTATTTCATTTTACAAGAAGTATATACAATCTTcctcaaagaattaaaggagttCAAGTGGTATGAGTCAAGGGTTATACAAAAAGTTCCAGGACTCACTTCCGTGCCAGAGCCCGTAGATCAGCCCACCAAGATGTGGGGCTTAAGGGAGGGGTGTCTGAATATCGTTCCACAGCTCCACGAGGTGGTTCCCTCACCACCAGAAACAGCAGTAACACTGCTACCATCCCAAGGCCTGGGGTGACCTAAGAACATAGGGCATCGTGAGAATAGTCCCCTTACCTCAGGACCAGCTGGAGGCTAGACAGCATTCCCTCCCCCCAATATCCTACTGGTGAGATAAACTTTGGAAGAGGGCCAAAAGAGAGTAACAAGGCTCAGGAAGGATGATTTGTATACCCTCTCCATCTCTGATGGAAGACTCACCCTGAGTGCCCAGTGCCAATCGCCAGCCACATCCTTCACCTTTGATCCTGCGATATAACCCAGACCACTGGATAAAAGATTGTGGGATGCAAGTTAGAGGATACACCACACATAAGCCTCTGCTCTCTCCAGATAAGATTAGAATCTCAACCCAGGCTagttttttatctcttgttttccAGGCCTGAAAACCCATCTTCCATACTAGAAGATAGATCCCTAGTTCCTCCAACTTCCTCTTCCCCAGGACCTCACCTGCCCACAGGGATGGCAAAGTAAAAGACACTGAGCATTCGACTCCGCTGATCAGCCACAAAGAGGTCCGCAATGAGAGTAGGGGCAATGGTAGAATAACTGGCCTCCCCAACACCTACCAGTCCCCGAGTAAAGAGAAGCAGCCAAAACctctaggaaaagaaaaaaggcaaatattGGTCTTTCTCCACCTCAGAGAATTTCACAAAGCCCATAATGACCTCCCTGGTTCTCCAAGTTTCTTggcaaaacaaaattaacaaaatcTACCCAAAACATTGACTTAGAAATTATCTACATAGAAATGACAGGTAAAACCACGTTAGGTAATCTGGTTCACTAAGAGAGAAAacacaaagagaagaaaagagagtcaaGGAGAGAAACTTGGGTAATGTCTACATTTAGAGTATaagcagagggaaaaaaaacaaagggtAAGGGTGGGAAAGAATGAATGTCTCTATAGCCTTAATGCTCTCAGGTAAAAGAGTAAACAAAGACAGACAACTATTTAAGTAACACATTAGTTTATTGTAGTTGTATTTTGAGAGTGGGccagaacaaaaaaaattcaccTCTCTAGGGATGAATGAAGAACCCAGAGTCACCAATGACCAGAAGGCAATGCCACCACACATGAGGTACTTCCTGTTATATCTGTCACCCAAGTAGCCAAATACAGGAGCCAGTACCATGTAACTGGAAATGAACACtggagaagagacagaaggattAAACTCTCTTTATCAGCTTGCCTTGTCTTCCCACCCAAAAAACACATATcaaagaaagagtcagagaggggaaaaaaattctctCAGACTTCAGAAACAGTCTTTCTCTGATTGGAAGCCGCTAATCTCAGGGACAAAACCCCACTCACCAGTCTGGATGAGGCCAGAGCTACTGTCACCAATAACAAAGAATTGTTCAATGTCTGGAAGAACACCTGAAAAGACAGTATAGTAGAAGGGAAAtggtgagggaaagaaaatatccTTCAAATAAAACTTATCTCCCGCTTCTTCCCAGCACTGGAATCATTTCCAAGAGTCTCATGTCTTTTCTTGGCTGCCTCAAAATTGgctcaacatttattaatcaccattATGTAGAAAGTGTTCaagataaaaaaaacagaaattaagtagTTGCTACCATCAAggatgggcagctagatgacaatGTGGATAAAGTGTCAGGCCTAATGtcagaaaaaatcattttctgagttcaaatctggcctcagacacttactacttgtttaattcagtttcctcatctgtaaaatgagccagggaaggaaatgcaaaccattcagtatctctgccaagaaaatcccaaatggagtcacaaagagtcagacacaactgaaaaacaactaaacaaacaaCAACCTTCAAAGATTGTGTTCTGTTACAAAAGTCCCTCCAAATTAATTACCTGCCACAGTAAATCGGTCCATGTAGTTAAGAAGGTTGATATAGCAAAGTACACCCACGATCAAAGTTGCATGTCCGGGGGAGATGCCTGTTATCAAATGTAGCCCTTCCCCATCTGGATTTTCTCTGTCCTGGGGCTCTGCGCCCCCAAAACTTGCAGTCTTGCCAGCCCCCAgactccctttttcttcttctgtgtcATCTGCTTGGCTGAGAAATGGGGTTGTGTCGGGCTGACCCAGCAGCCCAGACATGGTTGCCTCTCAGCTGGCTCTCTATATGGTTACTTGCCCAGCCCACTGTCAGGCCCAACCAATTTACCTGGAGGGAATAGGAATACATATATTCATCATGtagaagacacaaagaaagaaatagaaaaagcctTGGATAAAAAAAATCGAACCCCTTTTAAAATCTCCATTGGCTCTAAATTGATGATCCTCtgctttttacaaagaaaaatccTGAGACCCTGAGAAATGGAATGACTTGTTTAAagtcataaaaataaatgaaaaaacaagGGCTAGAACCCAGATTCCCTGATCCTTAGCCCACAACTCTTAATAAGCCTTCATATGAAAAATTCCAGTGTCTCTTATGTAGGTAAAAAAAGATTCAGGGGAAATGCCTGCTTATGTTTAATAGAAGTGTTTTATATGtggcttttattttattctcacaacctCAAGAGGTATTATCACTATGCTCATcttacaagtaaaaaaaaaaaggaggctcATGGAATCAAACTAATTGAGCCATTTCCCTAGTTTGTAAGGCCAGACCTCCACCATGGTCTGGCCTCCAGCATCCCGGGCCCCTATTCACCTGACCTGAGAAGGTACACACAAAACATGTTCATGTGGTCACTGCAAACCGGACAGGGAAACAGAAGGCGAGCCCAGCACCATGGGAGGGGCTGTAGTTGGGGGGTGGGAGCATATCCGAAGCCCAAGACAAGCAAAGGCTCATGGAGGACTCGAAAGAGGGATCCAAACAAGAGAAGGGGATCCAAACAAGCTAAGTTTGCAAGAGGTTCGGGTATAAGGATGTAGTTCTGTGAGCCATTCTAGCCTACAGGGTAGCGGCGCTCCAAACCGCCCTCTCTTTTGGTCTAGGAAGTCCTCTCACCCCGACCGGCGCACAGTTCCCAGCGCCCACCAGGTCTGCTGTCGCCGTCACTGATACCCCGAAGTGCTTAGGCTCCGAAATGCACTGCTGCCACCGCCATGATACCTACGCGCAGATCACATGACCCAGGGGCGGAGCGTGCCGAGCTCACATCACGTGATAGTATCTGGCCCCGAACACGTGGTTAGTTACTATAGCAACAAGGGAGGCGGGCTTGCAACCTTGCCCGAGGCTTCCCCTGCTTCTCTGAGCTGAGTGGCTAAAGATCttactccctctcccttcttccccattccctccccacctccgAAAAGCAGCGAGTTGCTTCTTGGCCCAGGGCCTGGCACCCAATAGAAGCCTAACAAATGATTGTGCCGGACAAGCCCCTCGCCTCTCAAGGCGTTGGCCCAGTTgactccaaagtcccttccagccccTTTCCTTTCCCCGCCTTCAAAGCTGGTAGGAAGTGGAGCAAAGCTGAGCTTAGGAGTTCAATAGTCCTGGCCAGGTCCCCTCTCTAATTTGAAGGGAGCTAGATGCAAGGGTTGTGAGACGATGGATTCCCACAGGCCATTTGTTCCATTCCACAGCCTCCAGGGACTTGATCTCAAACAGAAATATTTCACCAGAGCAGCCTCTCTCAGCTGCTGGGGGAAGGCCCATGGGGAAGGAGTTTGGATGAAAGGTCCCAACCCTTCTTATTCCAGTTAGCCGATTTTGACTAACACTCCCAGCACCCCCTTCTGAAATGTTACCCACCTTTTAAAGCCCAAATCAAATGCCAAATGATACTATGATTATTCCTCGATGGTCCCAGACAATGATGACCCTAgccatgtgacaaggaaatcacttttaaaagactgatatatattaatttaagatcgccaaggaattcagctatgtaattcctaaatgaaaactcaaatcagccgtcaaccttttatagagtttaattacagacaggaggaagaaaggaattagagatagagagagagagggagagagaagggaatagggcttaaataccccttctgtttaggctgggccaaagggcccaagcccttagatagctggggcaaagaaaagagatcagtccctattactcacgtgaccaaaatggagaaacagtctcagaggcccccaccttcagcttccttcagagcaagcttctcagagcacctctccaaccactcagagccaaaactctcccaccacccccctcagtcctcagaccccctctatctttaaggaaaccatccaagttccctcccctcagttctcacatctaccaatcactgtccttcaatttccctgtgccaatggtggctctagcttaacccaggaccgcccagaggtctggggctttgcacatgtctgttggaggtcatattctcaaataattaaattttgatctatgctgcagcccttcctaaatcctgttaggactgagtggggtggaaattgtattttccaagacctgattctgtcattccaagtatctctattgtatcaattctaaaatcaatcatgactcaaagaaattcctgttctgtgcttaagcataggtcaaagccctttccattgttcagcaaaaggtttctgtcctaaagtaatcttaagaagggaggagaaggaacctcccatgccaatggggttcacattccaatacactatcagtaagaaattttccaagtatgaaatttcccaatggtgaaatttccaacatttataagtctaagaaattttaaggtttacagccaAGAACTTGACATAACTTAGTTTTTATCTATCTTGTATACTTAATACATAATTTTGTATTGTAGTTATTTGTGCAGATGTGATCCAGCAAAATCCTACTCTCATGCCTCAACATAACAGGTAAGAGGTAACTAGCTTCTCTTTGGCAGCAGGGAGGGAGTAAGCTCTCTCGGCTCCTACAAAGCTAGAAAGGCTTTAATTTAGGGCCCAGTCACTGATGGTTGACAGATGATTCACCTAGGTAAGAAAGGCTCGTCCCTAGATTGCTGTAGATTCATGAGATCTTTCACATTTCAGGAACTATACATTGTGGAAAGAATACAAAAATCAACAAAACCACAATTGTTGAATACTGAagtaaatgtaagatttaaattaatatccaatatctccaagtatattttataagatttattaataatcacttaaagttgaagaaataaaagaaacaaaattagaaagcctaATAAAGAACACATGGGTAAAATTCTCCTATCTGACTCTCACCCAACCTCCACAGCCACATTTCAGTGAGGAGAaagggcagagctacacaaaagtTTTTAGTTAAGGTAGATATGTAAATGGGATGCTAGAAGAGAGAGtccctggggagcaaaattcttaCCATACATGTGTAACCCCCCACTAAAAATTCTGAGCTTTATGAGGGCAAAAACCATGTCTTATTTAATCGATTCCTCTCCTGAGATCACAGCTAATGCCCTCCTTAATATTGAAGAGGTGAGGTGAAATAGGAGAGGCTGGGAGAAGTGTCACAAGTAACAGGATGACCCTCCCCTATCAAAAGACTGTCCAGCAATCCAACCCAAATCCATCCAGAGTTTGACCTTCTGGAGCTTGAAtactcttccccctccttttaaATATCATTACACTTAATTCTTTGACCCTCTCTGTCCACCATCCCACCTATGaggcaaagatcctggaagaATTCAAGTTCAAACCCAGGATCCaaacttcatcattttttttattttaatgttaattacaaaaatgattaGTTTCATGAAAAGAGATTTGGAAACAAGAGGTCTGCAAAATCATCACTCCAAGATCCAAAAGAATCAGTACAAGGAGAAAGAGGTCAAAagacacatttacatatatacagggtgaataaacacacacacacacacaaatatatacttaGAATTGCAGAAAGGGACCAGGATGCACTCTTGGAAACTAACAAGAACAAATGCTAGAGTAGCAGCTTCATGCCAAGATACTTGTGAAAGAAGGGTGAGGGGTAAATGATGGCAAGGGGAAAGGGAATATATTTCTCTAATCTAGCTTTAGGGCaactgaaggaaggagagaagatggaATAGGAAGGCTACAAGGGCAGCCACTTATTCTCCTTCACTCCTGAAGAGCCCCAGCTTCACATCTCATTGTCTGAGGGCAGGAGAAGAGGTAGAGAGCAGGACACTGCACTTCAACCCCTAACTTCAATGAGGTCTTCTTGTTCCATGCCTAACTCTGCCGGGGTCCCCTGGCCCGAAAGCTTCTCAccatcaaaaaagaaagagagcttATGTCCTTTGAGTCCCATGGCCTCTGCATAGTGAGACATCAGTGTTCTAAGAGGAGCACCCTAAAGGAAGAAAGTATCATAAGAGCCCGAACGAAAGAACTGTGGGGATTTGGACAGAAAAATGCTACAGAAATGGTGGTGGTTACAATAAAAGATGGTACTGATAAATGAAAGAGACCTTGGACAAGGCACTttccctctctgggactcagtttcttcctttgtaatgaAAGAGTATTAACTATAACCCAGAATAACTAACACTtatgagaaatatttttacaataaataatatataaaatctcTGTGCATTAAATCATCTGCATAATCAATGCATAAACAATACAAAGATAGCCCTCAAAGTAATTTTGGTGGAAAATATTTAGGTGGAACAAATATAGCTCAAATATCAATCTTTCCCAAAGGGAGTATACAGATTTAATgtaatacaaaacaaaatacctGTAGGTTATTTAGTTACGTCATCAGAACAAATTTTTTATGGTAAAACTAATAGATTAAAAATACCCAGAATTATGATAAAGAAAATTGATAAGTTAATTAGCACTACCAGATCCCAAACTATAAAGTAGTAACTTAAAAAACTGGGACTGGAAAAATGATAGACCAAAAGATTGGCACAAATTCATTAAGGTTCTGAAAATGAGAGCTGGATTAGCTAACCTCCAAGACTTCTTCCAATTTCAAGCTATGATTAAATAAAAGGGTcttaaggcagaagggaagaaggCAAAATTATCAGGCCAAGGAaagccctttccttttctctccttttaaaacaAAGTTGAAACTGGAAAGGACAAAATAAAGAATACCCTGGAG
The window above is part of the Monodelphis domestica isolate mMonDom1 chromosome 7, mMonDom1.pri, whole genome shotgun sequence genome. Proteins encoded here:
- the LOC100015172 gene encoding protein spinster homolog 1 isoform X1 — protein: MSGLLGQPDTTPFLSQADDTEEEKGSLGAGKTASFGGAEPQDRENPDGEGLHLITGISPGHATLIVGVLCYINLLNYMDRFTVAGVLPDIEQFFVIGDSSSGLIQTVFISSYMVLAPVFGYLGDRYNRKYLMCGGIAFWSLVTLGSSFIPRERFWLLLFTRGLVGVGEASYSTIAPTLIADLFVADQRSRMLSVFYFAIPVGSGLGYIAGSKVKDVAGDWHWALRVTPGLGMVAVLLLFLVVREPPRGAVERYSDTPPLSPTSWWADLRALARNPSFVLSSLGFTAVAFVTGSLALWAPAFLLRARVVLGETPPCLPGKSCSSSDSLIFGVITCVTGILGVASGVEISRCLRRTNPRADPLVCAAGLLGSAPFLFLALACAQDSIIVTYVFIFIGELLLSMNWAIVADILLYVVIPTRRSTAEAFQIVLSHLLGDAGSPYLIGLISDRLRRDWPPSFLSEFRALQFSLMLCAFVGALGGAAFLGTAMYIEGDRKRAQLHVQGLLRDVPPPDDRIVVPQRGRSTKVPVSSVLI